ACTCGCCGCTCACGCTCCAAATCTAGACGGCTCCGTCATTCCCGGTCGCTGAGAAGAGGCCGGAGCTCCAAGAGCTGCTCCCCGTCTCACAGGAAGAGGTCCCCCCCCAGGACACGACGGTCCCGGTCTCCGGTCAGGAGAGGCAAGCGTACTCGCTCCCGCTCTGTCGTGATCCTGAAGAGGAACAGGAAAGGCTCACTGTCCAAATCCCCAACCAGCAAGAACACCAAGTCCCGCTCCAGGAGCTGCAGGAAATCCAGTTCACCAGTACAGAAAATACTTTCCAGATCACCAAAGCGGGGCAGGACAAAGTCCAGATCCCCAAGACGCAGTAAACCATCAAGATCACCATTGCCATGTAACAGGTCTTGTACTCCTAAAGCCAAATCCCTGAAAAGAAACAAGTGTTCACTGTCAAAATCGCCCAAAAGAGACATATCGAAATCCAGGTCTGTCTTAAGCGACAGGCAATCTGACAGCGTATCCCCAGAACGCTCAAGATCCAGGTCTACTGCCAAAGACCTGAAGTCTCTGAAATCGGTCAAACATACTGCAGACAAAACTGTGAATGATGAAGCACCTACCAAGCCTGTTGGGGAGGCTGTAGCAACAGCTGCAGCAGGGCCCTGGAAGCCCCTCCCTTGGGCTGCAGCCTCCAGTTCTATCATACAGGGCAAGCCAGTGGCTGGGCAGGCTGACGAGAGTAGCTCTGAGATTCCATCTGAAGACCATGACTCTGCAGCAGAAGAGCCAAAGGGAGCAAGAAGCCCAACAAGCTCCTCTGAAGAAGAGCCAGATGAGCATGCTATCTCCAGGTCTGTGTCACCAGAGACCGTTTGTGCTGATCGCCGCTACAGGGCATCATCTTCTAAATCCTCCATCAAGAAGGCATCATCCTCGAAGCAACGTCAGTCCTCAAAATCAGCATCTCCTGCCAGGAAGTCCTACTCACCTGCCGGCAGAAAGACGTCCACCTCTCTCTCACGGAGGTGCTCCCGGTCCAAgtctatctctccttctcagtcCAAGTCTGCCTCCAGAAGGAGGCGATCTATGTCTCCATCCAGGAAAAGGAAGTCTGTCTCTCCGCCTGCCAGACGGAAGAAGAGgtccaagtccagaagtcctgtCCGGCGCAGGAGATCACACTCTAAGTCACCAGCACGGCGCAGGAAGTCACGTTCCAAGTCCAGGACCAAGCACTCAAAGTCCCGCTCCCCGGCCAGAAGGAAGAGGTCCAAATCCACAGACAGGAGCAAACGCCTAAAGTCTCGTTCTCCAGGCCGGAGGAGAAGGTCCGGGTCGCGACGGCGCCGACCCATCATGCGAAATCGCTCGTTTGACCGCCGCGACCGATGGAAACGGGAACCAAGCCATTCACCCATCCTCATCCTCCGCAAGCGCCGGTCCACATCTCGAACCCGCCGCAGTGCCAGCAAGACCCCTCCTCGTCTCACTGAGCTGGGTAAGACTACAAGTATGGAGTTCTTTGGAACCCTCTTCCCGACAGCTAAAGCTACGAAGCTTCTGCGCATGTGCAGGATCCTTTATTTTCCACACAATCTGTGCTCTACTTGTTCAGCTGTCCAGAGAACAGGCTACTTTATTAAACAAGCACCATTTgccagagtagcctgttctctgGACAGCTGAACAAGTACAGCAGAGACTGGGTGTAAAGTAGAGAATCCCACACATGCGCAGAAGCTTAGGACCTTTAGCTGTCGAGAAGAGGGTTCCAGAGAACTTGGATCCGCAGCCACTCCGTATATACATACACCAATCCAATGTATTGTCATAGTTAAGTACCCTCAGTTTAATGGTGGCTGTTCTAGGCACCTTAGAACAGATTAGATGATAGTGATAATGTAGTCTAAAATTCCATTGTTGACAGATGTgtattctctcctttcctctcccctttctctcttcacAGACAAAGACCAGCTCCTGGAGATAGCGAAGGCCAATGCAGCAGCCATGTGTGCTAAAGCAGGTGTGCCCATTCCAGAGAGTCTGAGACCCAAGGCCATCCTCCAGCTTCCCCTGCCcaacccagccccaacccctTTGAATCTGCCTCTTCCCCTGCCCTTGCCTCTCAACATGCCCGGCATGGGAATGCCCAGCATGAACATGCCCAGCATGAACATGCCCAGCATGAACATGTCCAATATGGCCATGAGTGCTGCCATGGCCAGTATGAAAGCTGCCACCATGACTGCAGCCCTCACCAACATGGCCCAGATGTCAAACATGCCCCAGATGGCCCCCCTCCCCACTATCACCAACAAGCCCCCTCCTAGCCAGGCTCCCCAAACAACCCTTCCCCCCCTCAACCTGGACCACATAGAGGAGGTGAAGAGGAAGGTGACTCagcaggccaacatctacagcaTCAAGGAGCTCACTGAGGTAAGACTTACAAGAGacttgtactgtatgtaataacaaAGATTTACTTTATCAATTGTGGATGTAGACCCCCCATAGTGTATTACAGCAAGCATCAAACTTTAGCTCAGACTTCCATTTGTATTCTTTTATGTAATGATTTTGCCAATTAAGCCCTTTATCTGCTTCCCCAGAGTCATGatcttgtggataccatttttatgtctctgcatgcagtttgaaggaattTGCTAACTGTGCAATTGCTAATTAGTGTTACCGTCAtgcctggaagtctatggtaactgctagcatgctagtagatgcCGTAGTCTTCCAGtccattgcgctaatgctagttagcattggctcacaaaaccacctctaacttccttcatactggatgcagagacctgaccctggggaagtagataaagggcttcattgccaaaattgCGAAGTATCCTTAAAGGTTACAAACATGAAGAGAATGAACCTGCATCTTACTGACGAGTCAACCGGTTCCAGATTTATTATGTAGTGTCTTGAGGTTACAAGCGCGACAAGACTCGAATGTGAAGACAACTGTGTTGTTTGGGGTGTTCTCTTGTATTATtctgactgtgttgacttcaCAATGATTTGTGTGTAGAAATGTAAGATGATAGCGGCGAGTAAAGAGGAGATGGCCATAGCGAAGCCGCATGTGTCTGATGACGAGAACGAGGACAGGAAGCCCTGTGGCAAGAGCTTCTTATTAAGTGTAAGAACTCCCAAGCTTCATTCTAGCATGCACCCACCATCATTCAAACATTCACGCATATTAGATGAATGATGAGTAGTAGAGTGATTTAGTAACTTTTCTCTCTATTCTGCAGTAACTTTCTTTGGGGCACATCAGAGGTACTCCCCATGGATACCATCACCAGGTGGACAGAAGTCAAGGTTGTTGTGGTTATAGAGCAGGAACCTCATCAGATACTGCCAGCCCTTGTTCTTTGGACAATCATTCCCTCCCCAGCCCCTCCCATCAGTACTCTAGCTGTCTGGGGAAGTGTTTGAAACGTCAGTGATCCTGTGTCCCATCGGACAGACTGGCCTGAGTGTTCTTGTGTGTCATTGGATGGATTGCAGTGTGTACAGTGTGGTTATCCCTAGCTTCTACACGTTGCTCAGACAGAGCTCTCTGGACAATGACTGAAGCAAAATGATATAGGAACATATTTTCAATGTTTTGTCAACCCTTTCTAATGTTAAacttctgtttcttttttattgtGTTCAGTAATAATATTTCCACCTCATGGTTCCTTTAGTGACATTTTAACCTGTAATTAAGTGAACTGCTCGGTCTGCCCTCAGCACGCACgggcacacaaatacacacatcagTAATATGATGGTCAGGTGTGTCTTTAGTGACGGGCAGACCGACCAGGTCTCTCCATTGAGAAGACAAACTTATCAGGTCTTTGTAGGATCCACTCTAAATGTTTTGTCAATTCTCTATATATTAACTGATGTAATCTTTAGCTATTTtaatgacaaatacattttagGATTTCCTTGATCAGTAGTAGAATATTATTTGGCTGACTTTGTACATAATGTGTTGATTATTAAAGGAAACCAGAAAATCACCTGTTGTCTAATGTTCTTTATGTAGGAGCCTAACTGTTAAGGTCCCCATTTTTTTTTCTAACTCTTTACCTTGTGGTCAGTActgcaggggtgtattcattacgccgattctgttgcaaatgTTTCTCCAATAGAAACTTGTTTTAATTGTTTGAATTTATTACCGCCGATGTACTATATATTCTTTGATTCTAATCAGAGACCGATTCAGACCCGGAACACAAGTTTTTTTTAGTTTGCTTGAATGCTTGCTACATTTTGAAACAGTTTCTAGTGAACGATACTTTACACCAAAATgttcttgaacagactttgagGTACATTTGCTCTCGTTTGGTGAGTGTGGCGaggtgtggcttgaagcaatgagtgaCGTATTTAAAGGGCAGTGGCCATGCTGACAGTATTCCCCAACCCACAACCCCTCCCTGTTTTTCATCTGGTTGTTCAGTACAGCACCATTTCCGTTCAATTTAACTTTCCTAACTTAAAAATGTATTGAACGTAGCTCAGGTTTGTTATTTTTGACCTCACAGCTATATGACAAACTCTGAGCTGTGTAAGTAAGTTTAACCTTGTTCCCATTCCAATGTACAACACTATTGACCTCAGTCAGGGATCTAGTGCTAATGGATCCTGAGGCACTGGAGGTCCTTCTGCCGGGCACTTCGTTGGGTTCTAAAGATCCACAGTTCATTGTTTTACTGGCCCTTATTTGGGCTTTTCAGACCGCACTTTCAGAGCAGggccaggggtgtattcattattcAGACTGTTGCAACGATAACCATTAACCGTTTATTCTAGGAACCAAGAACGGAAGCAAACAAAATAAAATGttgagggacctacctgaatttgtccaatagaaacttgttTTCAGTTTGGGAAAAAAtggtttctgttgcaaaatgttttgcaaccgactaaatgttttgcaacagaatcaaagtaatgaatacaccccagctaCGATCATGCCGTTGTGACCATGGTGGCCCAAAGGCTCATGGAAGCTCTttagtataaaaaaaataaataaatgatggtggaacactttcgacatcCGGACCATAGTGCCAGGAAAACAGGTCACACACACTCATCAGTCAGCTCCAGTCAGTCCGCTAAATTCTGGTGGAGAGATCAGAGCTGAACTGTTCGCAGAGTTAGATAGTGAAAATGACAGACTTCTGAGGAACGGCTGGACCTCTACCTCTTGAATCAAGTGAGGATCATATGCTGccacgtagtgtgtgtgtgtcgtggttATCGTGTGTGTTgattattgtgtatgtgtgtaattgtgcttattgtgtgtgtgttaggtggacCTAGTGGTACCGGACAGTGGACAGGCGTGTTGAGGTTCTGAAGGTGGTCAGAGATCTGACCGCTAAGGTCAGCAAGATAGATGGATGCCTCCAGTCCATTGCCCACGCTGGAGTCAACAACGAGAACATCAAGATAACACAACGACTTTGATATCTTTCACACAGTAGCCTTCAATATGTCAATCTCAGAATTatgggatctgtgtgtgtgtgtgttcaggaccAGCCTGCCGTGGTGTCTAAATGGGGCcactgtgcttgtgtgtgttaatattgtgtgtgtgcctgtgaggGGTCTGATGATTGTGTGTGTAGGTCCTGACTCCCAGCCTGGTATTGGTGAGTGTTCCGGTGAGAGGGTTGATTGGATATCATGAGCAtgtgacttgtcagtgaagatcacaggaggttggtggcaccttaatcggGGAGGACGGGCTCGAGGTAAAGGCTGgagtggaattagtggaatggtatcaaatacattaaacacaTGGCTTTCATGTgactgatgccattccatttactccgttccagccattcatgagccgtcctctcctcggcagcctccactggtagagATACTATTCTCTGACTGGCTCACTCCTCCCTACTCCTTTCCATGAGCCAGAGAAACTCTACCAATGGCTGAAGCTGGAGAGCTTCACAAGACCCGCCCAGGACTTGCAGGTAGAATGTCTTAAAGCAGTTCAAAGAGTTAGCcagtaaaatgttttaaatattcTCAAATAACTCTATTGATCTGCATGCGTTTGTATGTTTGTCTTTTATAGGATGCCAAAGTGTGTGGAGGGAGACATTGTTTGTTGTTGCCATAGAGACGGTGGAAGGTGTGATGGAGGCGGAACTTGTTCCAACAGTGGAGCTGATCAACTATTATCAGAAAAAGGCCCACTGGCCCCACCTTCTGCAGCGCTGGCCAACCACAGAGAGAGCTCACTGCATCAAGGTCAGCTGGGAGTCATGCTTACTAACTCCTACTTCCctacacctaaaggactctcagaccatgagaaacaagattctccggtctgatgaaaccaagattgaacactttggcctgaatgccaagcatcacgtctggaggaaacctggcaccatccctacggtgaaacatggtggtggcagcatcatgctgtcggggtgtttttcagcggcagggactgggagacgagtcaggatcgagggaacgatgaacggagcaaagtacagagacatccttgatgaaaacctgctccagagtgttcaggactttggactggggtgaaggttcaccttccaacaggacaatgaccctaagcacacagtcaagagaacacatgagtggcttcggaacaagtctcaatgtccttgagcggtccagccagagcccggtattgaacccaatcaaacatctctggagagacctgaaaatagctgtgcagtgatgcttcccacccaacctgacagagcttgagaggatctgcagagaagaatgggagaaactccccaagtacaggtctgccaagtttgtagcatcatacctaagaagactcgaggctgtaatcgctgccaaaggtgctttaacaaagtactgagcaaagggtctgaatacttatgtaaatgtgatatatccgtttttaaatgttatacatttgcaaaaaattcaaaaaatctggttttgctttgtcattatggggtattgtgtgtagattgatgacattttttttttttatcaattgtagaatatggctgtaacctaacaaaatgtggaaaaagtcaatggtctgaatatactttccgaatgcactgtaaaaccAATACAGAGTGTGTTGAATGTCCTTATTAAACAAGTCTCAAGTGTATTTTTTCTTTACTGAATCAAGTTTTGAGTTTATTATGTTGCATACATTATTGCGTCTGTTGAAATGTCAGTTAAAAAGTTTCATAGATTTTAACTTTCATGTAACACATATCAACTGCCTCTACGTTTATGATCCAGCAGAGTGCAGCATCGCTCCACTCCCTGTGTGTCAGCaagtaaaatgttatttgtcacatgcttcgaaaacaacaggtgtagataaacaatgaaatgcttacttccggCTCTTGCCTACAATGCAGAGagtaaaataataacacaaggaagaAATACACAATTGTTAACAACACcgtggctatatacacaaggtaccagtaccgagttgatatgcagaggtacgaggtaattgaggtagatatgtacagtaccagtcaaaagtttagacacacctactcatccaagggtttttctttatttgtactattttctaaataatagtgaagacttcaaaactatgaaataacacatggaatcatgtagtaaccaaaaaagtgtaaaacaaatctagatatatttttgattcttcaaagtagccaccctttgccttgatgacagctttgcacactattggcatcctctcaaccagcttctcctggaatgcttttccaacagtcctgaaggagttcccacatatgctgagcaattgttggctggttttccttgactctgcgtccaactcatcccaaatatcaattggattgaggtcgggtgattgtggaggccaggtcatctgatgcagcactacaacactctccttcttggtcaaattgcccttacacagcctggaggtgtgttgggtcattgtcctgttgaaaaacaaatgatagtcccaataagcgcaaaccagatgggatggcatatcgctgcagaatgctgtggtagccatgctggttaagtgtgctttgaattctaaatgaatcactgacagtgtcacgatCAAAGCACCATTATACCACCTCTGCCAtggttcacggtgggaaccacatatgcggagatcttccgttcacctactctgcgtctcacaaagacacggtagttggaaccaaaaatctcaaatttggactcatcagacaaaagggCAGATTTCCAACgatctaatatccattgctcgtatttcttggaacaagcaagtctcttcttattattggtgtcatttagtggtggtttctttgcagcaatttgacaatgaataataaaaaattaaataatgaaGCCCTGATTCACGCaggctcctctgaacagttgatgttgagatgtgtctgttacttgaacactgtgaagcatttatttgggctgcaatctgaggtgcagttaactctaatgaacttatcctctgcagcagaggtaactctgggtcttcttttcctctggcggtcctcatgagagccagtttcatcatagcgcttgatggtttttgcgactgcacttgaagaaactttgaaagttttttaaattttccagattgactgaccttcatgtcttaaagtaatgatggactgtcgtttctctttgcttatttgagctgttcttgccataatatggacttggtcttttactaaatagggctatcttctgtataccacccctaccttgtcacaacaccactgattggctcaaacgcattaagaaggaaagaaaaggtacacctgttaattgaaatgcattccaggtgactacctcaggaATCATGTTGAGAGAACACCAAGAGTGTGAAagttatcatcaaggcaaagggtggctctttgaagaatctcaaatccaaaatatatttggatttgtttaacacttttttggttaccacatgattccatgtgttatttcatgtatttattcaacaatgtagaaaatagtaaaaaataaagaaaaacccttcaatgagtaggtgtgtccaaactttgactggtaccgtacttatacagttgaagtcagaagtttacatacaccttagccaaatacattaaaatcagttttcacaattcctgacatttaatcctagtaaaacttcCCTGTCTCAGGTtagttaggatcgccactttattttaagaatgtgaaatgtcagaataatagtagagagaattatttatttcagcttttatttctttcatcacattcccagtgggtcagaagtttacctacactcaattagtatttggtaacattgcctttaaattgcttaacttgggtcaaacgcttcgggtagccttccacaagattcacacaataagttgagtgaattttggcccattcctcctgacagagctggtgtaactgagtccggtttgtaggccttgctcgcacccgctttttcagttctacccacaaattttctataggattgcggtcagggctttgggatggccactccaataccttgactttgttgtccttaagccattttgccacaactttggaagtatgcttggggtcattgtccatttggaagacccatttgcgaccaagctttaacttcctgactaatgtcttgagatgttgcttcaatatatccacctaattttccttccctcatgatgccatctattttgtgaagtgcaccagtccctcctgtagcaaagcacccccacaacatgatgatgccacccctgtgctttaaggttgggatggtattcttcggcttacaagcctccccctttatcctccaaacatatcaatggtcattatggccaaacagttctatttttgtttcatcagaccagaggacatttctccaaaaagtgtgatctttgtccccatgtgcagttgcaaaaccgtagtctggcttttttatggcggttttggagcagtggcttcttccatgctgagcggcctttcaggttatgtcgatataggattagttttactgtgtatatagatacttttgtaccagtttcctccagcatcttcacaaggtcctttgctgttgttctgggattgatttgcacttttcttacctaagtacgttcatctctaggagacagaacgcgtctccttcctgaacggtatgacggctgcgtggtctcatggtgtttatacttgcgtactattgtttgtacagatgaaagtggtaccttcaggcgtttggaaattgctcctaaggatgaaccagacttgtggaggtctacaatttattcagaggtcttggctgatttcttttgattttcccatgatgtcaagcaaagaggcactgagtttgaaggtaggccttgaaatacatccacaggtacacctccaattgactcaaatgatgtcaattagcctatcagacgcttctaaagccatgacatcattttatggaattttccaagctgcttaaaggcacggtcaacttagtgtatgtaaacttctgacccattgtaatacagtgaattataagtgaaataatctgtctgtaaacaattgtttgaaaaatgtattgtgtcatgcacaaagtaaatgtcctaactgacttgccaaaactatagttagttaacaagaaatttgtggaggtgTTGaataacaagttttaatgactccaacctaagtgtatgtaaacttccgacttcaactgtaggtagggataaagtgactaggcaacaggatagataataaaccgtagcagcagcgtatgtgatgagtcaagagTTAGtgaaaaagggtcaatgcagatagtctgggtagctatttggttaactattaaGTAgatttatggcttgggggtagaagttgtttaaGGTcccgttggttccagacttggagCATCGATACTGCTTTGCCGTGCCgtatcagagagaacagtctaggaCTTTGGTGGCTGgaatttttgaaaaagttttgggccttcctctgacaccgcctggtatggaggtcctggacggcaggaagctcggccccattgatgtactgggcagtacgcactaccctctgtagcgccttgcggtcataTGCCAAGTGGTTGCCGTAcgaagcggtgatgcaaccagtcaagatgctctcagtgctgcagctgtataacttttggaggatctgaggacacatgcaagatctgttcagcctcctgagggggaagaggcgtttcttttttattgaacctttatttaactaggcaagtcggttaagaacaaattcttatttacaatgacagcctacgccGGCCaagccctaacccggacaactctGGGCCAAATGTACGCAatgctatgggactcccaatcacggccggttgtgatacagcctggaatcaaaccaggtctgtagtgatgcctctagcactgagatgcagtgccttagaccgctgcgccactcgggagcgttGTTGTGCCGGCTTCTTCTCAACTGTGTTGGTGTATGTGGaacatgttaattccttagtgatgtggacggcaaggaacttgaagctctcaacccgctccactacagccccgtcgatgtggatgagggcgtgctcggccctctgtgtgtgtgtgtgtgtgtgagtgacaccTGC
The Salvelinus fontinalis isolate EN_2023a chromosome 23, ASM2944872v1, whole genome shotgun sequence genome window above contains:
- the LOC129820921 gene encoding protein mab-21-like 3, encoding MAEAGELHKTRPGLAGCQSVWRETLFVVAIETVEGVMEAELVPTVELINYYQKKAHWPHLLQRWPTTERAHCIKVSWESCLLTPTSLHLKDSQTMRNKILRSDETKIEHFGLNAKHHVWRKPGTIPTVKHGGGSIMLSGCFSAAGTGRRVRIEGTMNGAKYRDILDENLLQSVQDFGLG